One window of the Selenomonadales bacterium genome contains the following:
- a CDS encoding DivIVA domain-containing protein, producing MPLTPQDINKKEFKRTMRGYNTEEVDDFLDQVTRDYEGSLRELTVSREQVAKLEDKLTHYYKLEQTLHGALVVAQETAEEVKNSARKEAQLLVKEAEVRAEKIVEEAIAKSRKMASEYQEVQKQAEIFRGRLRALLQAQLEMIGASDWDKLTQ from the coding sequence ATGCCATTAACGCCGCAGGATATCAACAAAAAAGAGTTCAAACGCACTATGAGGGGCTACAATACCGAGGAAGTCGACGATTTTTTAGACCAAGTTACGCGGGATTATGAAGGCAGCCTGCGCGAGCTTACGGTCAGCCGTGAGCAAGTCGCCAAACTAGAAGACAAGCTAACCCACTATTACAAGCTAGAGCAGACTCTGCACGGCGCTTTGGTAGTAGCACAAGAGACAGCCGAAGAAGTCAAGAACTCGGCGCGCAAAGAAGCTCAGCTCTTGGTTAAGGAAGCTGAGGTGCGGGCAGAAAAGATAGTAGAAGAGGCCATTGCCAAGTCACGCAAAATGGCCAGCGAGTACCAAGAGGTGCAAAAGCAGGCCGAAATCTTCCGCGGACGTCTGCGTGCGTTGCTACAGGCGCAACTAGAGATGATCGGTGCTAGTGATTGGGACAAGCTAACGCAGTAA
- a CDS encoding YggT family protein: protein MQQVFSIAYEVFYWLMLFRLVASFMPIDGSRPPLSYVHALTEPLLAPIRRAFGLVRLGNIYIDVSPIVVLLLASILRQLLGYL, encoded by the coding sequence ATGCAGCAAGTCTTTTCGATAGCGTACGAAGTCTTTTATTGGCTGATGCTTTTTAGGCTGGTGGCTTCCTTTATGCCTATTGACGGCAGCCGCCCGCCGCTTAGCTATGTGCACGCGCTCACAGAGCCTTTGCTCGCGCCGATACGCCGCGCTTTTGGCCTTGTGCGCCTTGGCAACATCTACATTGACGTGTCGCCCATCGTGGTCCTGTTACTGGCCAGTATCTTAAGGCAATTATTAGGGTATTTATAG
- a CDS encoding cell division protein SepF yields MANKNLWRKTLDFFGFDSDEEEEMREEQADQYDQAVVPNRRPQQVVDLSKRQQLRVVVIQPRSFDDVPSVVEHIKAKRPIILNLDVCEQKSRQRVLDFMSGATYGSGGRMQKVSEWIFLSAPSSVQIDNVTGEVYEEEVPGKRIVMKKGD; encoded by the coding sequence ATGGCAAATAAAAACCTATGGAGAAAGACCCTGGACTTTTTCGGTTTTGACAGTGACGAGGAAGAGGAAATGCGCGAGGAGCAGGCTGACCAGTACGACCAAGCCGTAGTTCCTAACCGTCGTCCACAGCAAGTTGTCGACCTAAGCAAAAGACAACAGCTGCGCGTAGTCGTGATTCAGCCGCGCAGTTTCGACGATGTGCCCAGTGTCGTAGAGCACATTAAAGCCAAGCGGCCGATTATCCTTAACCTTGACGTGTGTGAACAGAAGAGCCGTCAGCGTGTGCTAGATTTTATGTCCGGCGCTACGTATGGCTCGGGTGGGAGAATGCAGAAGGTCAGCGAGTGGATATTCCTCTCGGCCCCGTCAAGTGTGCAGATTGACAATGTGACCGGTGAGGTCTATGAGGAGGAGGTCCCCGGTAAGCGCATCGTGATGAAGAAAGGGGACTAA
- a CDS encoding YggS family pyridoxal phosphate-dependent enzyme codes for MNPRLASLLAKIDEYPDVTIVAVSKEVGVQEIRLAYDCGFRHFGENRMQDALAKQDALDLHVSWHFVGRLQTNKVRSAAGRFALYHSLSSLHLAEEMNRIALRTGSCFPCLVQVNASLEQTKQGLALGEVADFLALVSRLPGVRVLGLMTMGPHTEDRLAIRRVFRQVRALYEELRRMPSGEACMQHLSMGMSADYELALDEGATMLRIGSAIFSNLRDNGGRHDGK; via the coding sequence ATGAACCCCCGGTTAGCCTCTTTGTTGGCAAAGATCGACGAGTACCCCGATGTCACAATCGTAGCGGTGAGCAAAGAAGTTGGGGTACAAGAGATACGCCTAGCTTACGACTGCGGATTTAGGCACTTTGGCGAGAACCGCATGCAGGATGCGCTGGCGAAGCAGGACGCGCTAGATTTGCACGTAAGCTGGCACTTCGTGGGTCGTCTGCAGACTAATAAGGTCCGGTCAGCGGCCGGGCGCTTTGCGCTGTATCACTCGCTGTCTAGTCTGCACTTAGCAGAGGAGATGAACCGCATTGCCTTGCGAACTGGAAGTTGCTTTCCCTGCTTGGTGCAGGTGAACGCTTCTCTTGAGCAAACGAAACAAGGCTTGGCGTTAGGCGAAGTAGCCGACTTTCTCGCTCTGGTATCTAGGCTGCCGGGAGTTAGAGTCCTAGGGTTGATGACCATGGGGCCGCACACCGAGGACCGCCTCGCAATTCGGCGCGTGTTCCGTCAGGTAAGGGCCTTATACGAGGAGCTTAGGCGCATGCCAAGCGGCGAGGCCTGCATGCAACACCTGTCGATGGGTATGAGTGCCGATTACGAGCTGGCCCTCGACGAGGGGGCCACTATGTTGCGGATTGGCAGTGCCATATTTTCGAATTTGCGCGATAATGGGGGAAGACACGATGGCAAATAA
- the nrdR gene encoding transcriptional regulator NrdR — protein sequence MKCPYCSQLDSRVVDSRPTGEESAIRRRRECPKCLRRFTTYERPEEQPVVVIKKDGRRELFSRAKILAGLLRACEKRPVPLQVLEEAVSEILATLQQESTAEVPSSRIGELVMEKLRAIDEVAYVRFASVYRQFTDINNFLGELERLLRIRTT from the coding sequence ATGAAGTGTCCTTATTGCAGTCAGCTAGACAGCAGGGTGGTCGACAGCCGCCCGACCGGTGAGGAAAGTGCTATTCGTCGCCGCCGTGAATGCCCTAAGTGCTTACGCCGCTTCACTACTTACGAGCGACCTGAGGAGCAGCCGGTGGTAGTGATTAAGAAGGACGGGCGGCGCGAGCTGTTTAGTCGGGCAAAAATCTTGGCGGGTCTCTTGCGGGCGTGTGAGAAGCGGCCTGTACCTCTGCAAGTGTTAGAAGAGGCGGTGTCCGAGATTTTGGCTACACTGCAGCAGGAGTCTACGGCAGAAGTCCCTTCTAGCCGCATCGGGGAGTTAGTTATGGAGAAGCTTCGTGCCATTGACGAAGTTGCCTATGTACGGTTCGCTTCGGTCTACCGCCAGTTTACCGACATTAACAATTTTCTAGGCGAGCTCGAACGCCTGTTGCGCATTCGCACCACCTAA
- a CDS encoding YlmC/YmxH family sporulation protein — protein sequence MLRISELRTKEVISVLDGKRLGLIGDLEIDLTAGRVKGIIIPGGGKILGLFGRDNDIYVPWEKIVKIGLDVILVDLPAEDIACLEDET from the coding sequence CTGTTAAGGATTTCCGAACTGCGCACAAAAGAAGTAATTAGCGTGCTTGACGGGAAACGCCTAGGCTTGATCGGGGACCTTGAGATAGACCTTACAGCAGGCAGGGTCAAAGGCATCATTATACCGGGCGGGGGCAAGATTCTCGGGCTTTTTGGACGAGACAATGACATATACGTCCCCTGGGAAAAAATCGTCAAAATTGGCCTGGATGTTATCCTTGTGGACCTGCCGGCGGAAGATATCGCTTGCCTGGAAGATGAAACATAG
- a CDS encoding stage II sporulation protein R — MRRILLCLLIALLSVPGARAAGNQPTVIRLHILAHNNTAAEQAAKLSLRNALLQEISELLKDAQNIHEASSVVTKNLPRLELLASQELSSLGSQHTISLMWGSFPFPARAYRQVALPAGVYPALYVNIGAGRGANWWCIMYPPLCYVPGVVRRTGESRHEFALLNLLRSFWRRIVAN; from the coding sequence ATGCGTAGAATTCTGTTATGTCTTCTCATTGCCTTGCTCAGTGTGCCCGGAGCAAGGGCGGCGGGCAATCAACCTACGGTTATCCGCCTGCACATCCTCGCTCACAACAACACCGCGGCTGAGCAGGCTGCGAAGTTATCCTTGCGGAACGCGCTGTTGCAGGAAATTAGCGAGCTGCTTAAAGACGCCCAGAACATCCATGAGGCCTCAAGCGTAGTCACAAAAAACCTCCCTCGACTCGAACTGCTGGCGTCGCAGGAGCTTAGCAGTCTCGGTTCTCAGCACACCATCAGCCTGATGTGGGGAAGCTTTCCTTTCCCGGCGCGCGCCTATCGCCAAGTTGCGCTGCCGGCCGGTGTATACCCGGCCCTCTACGTCAACATCGGCGCCGGGCGAGGCGCAAACTGGTGGTGCATTATGTATCCTCCGCTGTGTTACGTCCCCGGCGTTGTGCGGCGCACAGGCGAGTCTCGTCACGAGTTTGCCTTGCTGAACCTCTTGCGCAGCTTCTGGCGTAGAATAGTCGCGAATTAA
- the sigG gene encoding RNA polymerase sporulation sigma factor SigG — MGANGRSETLNRVEICGVNTAKLQVLTNAKMRELFVALQKGDTAARETLIMGNLRLVLSVIQRFNNRGEFVDDLFQVGCIGLMKAIDNFDLSQNVKFSTYAVPMVIGEIRRYLRDNNPIRVSRSLRDIAYKALQVRDALVNRNAREPTVSEIADELKISREEVVFALDAIQEPVSLFDPIYQEGGDPIYIMDQIKSERDQDSYWVEGLAIKEALHRLSERERHILNLRFFSGKTQMEVAEEIGISQAQVSRLEKAALTHMRKLIAPHGQSDA, encoded by the coding sequence ATGGGCGCAAACGGGAGGAGTGAGACGTTGAACCGAGTAGAGATTTGTGGAGTGAACACTGCCAAGCTGCAGGTACTCACTAACGCCAAAATGCGTGAGCTTTTTGTGGCCTTGCAGAAAGGTGATACCGCAGCCCGTGAAACACTCATCATGGGGAATCTGCGTTTAGTCTTAAGCGTGATACAGCGCTTCAACAACCGCGGGGAGTTTGTCGATGACTTGTTTCAGGTAGGGTGTATCGGACTGATGAAGGCCATCGACAACTTTGACCTAAGCCAAAACGTCAAGTTTTCGACCTATGCCGTGCCGATGGTCATCGGCGAGATACGCCGCTATCTGCGCGACAACAACCCTATCCGCGTCAGTCGCTCCCTGCGAGACATTGCCTACAAAGCCTTGCAGGTGCGGGACGCTCTCGTCAACCGCAACGCGCGGGAACCGACCGTAAGTGAGATTGCCGATGAGCTGAAGATATCGCGCGAAGAAGTGGTGTTTGCCCTTGATGCTATTCAGGAACCGGTATCGCTCTTTGACCCCATCTATCAAGAGGGCGGCGACCCCATCTATATCATGGACCAAATCAAGAGTGAACGCGACCAAGACTCGTACTGGGTGGAAGGGCTCGCCATTAAGGAGGCGTTGCATCGCCTAAGCGAGAGAGAGCGCCACATACTCAATCTGCGCTTTTTCTCCGGTAAGACACAGATGGAAGTCGCGGAGGAGATTGGCATCTCGCAGGCGCAAGTATCGCGGCTCGAAAAGGCCGCTCTCACGCATATGCGAAAGCTCATTGCACCGCATGGTCAGTCAGATGCGTAG
- the sigE gene encoding RNA polymerase sporulation sigma factor SigE, protein MVKLFSVLKLRWQLFVIRILSHIGVQVPRSIFFIGSSEALPPPLSEEEELFLIDRLRQGDHAVKTVLIERNLRLVVYIARKFENTGVLIEDLVSIGSIGLIKAVNTFNPSRNIKLATYASRCIENEILMYLRRNQKLKAEVSLDEPLNVDWDGNELLLSDVIPIEGSEVHRGIEAEVDRVLLKTALSRLESRERQIMHLRFGLVDGRDRTQKEVADLLGISQSYISRLEKRILGRLRREFRKME, encoded by the coding sequence ATTGTGAAGCTGTTTTCGGTCTTGAAACTCAGATGGCAGCTCTTTGTCATCCGCATCTTATCGCACATTGGGGTGCAAGTACCACGCTCTATCTTCTTCATTGGCAGCAGCGAGGCCCTTCCTCCGCCCCTGAGCGAGGAGGAGGAGCTCTTTCTAATCGATAGGTTGCGCCAAGGCGACCACGCCGTTAAGACCGTTCTTATCGAGCGCAACCTGCGGCTTGTGGTTTACATCGCTCGGAAGTTCGAGAATACCGGAGTCTTAATCGAAGACTTGGTTTCCATTGGGTCGATTGGACTGATAAAGGCAGTCAATACATTCAACCCAAGCCGCAACATCAAGCTCGCTACTTATGCGTCGCGCTGCATCGAAAACGAGATTCTCATGTACTTGAGGCGTAACCAAAAACTAAAGGCCGAGGTTTCGCTTGATGAGCCGCTGAACGTCGATTGGGACGGCAATGAGCTTCTGCTGTCGGACGTCATCCCGATTGAGGGCAGTGAGGTCCATCGGGGAATTGAGGCCGAAGTTGACAGGGTGTTGCTCAAAACGGCGTTAAGCAGACTCGAGAGCCGTGAGCGCCAGATTATGCATTTGAGATTCGGATTAGTCGACGGACGCGACCGCACGCAAAAAGAAGTGGCCGACTTACTTGGCATTTCGCAATCCTATATTTCTCGGCTAGAAAAGCGCATTCTTGGCAGGCTGCGGCGAGAATTTAGAAAAATGGAATAG
- a CDS encoding sigma-E processing peptidase SpoIIGA, whose amino-acid sequence MLNFGMNWWLLWATALLLRKRARLWVLCGGAAFGAACAFVGLVVPLTLTRELILKGVVAATMVAFCFRPNTWWALITQTAIFVALSAFSAGLTYAAALSSTGGDGWPLVHWYLVAASPLLATLPLKRLWSSLAACFRATDAAGRFRFRLGGAIVELEAALDTGNTLLEPLTYRPVVVVDTALAAEQLPPPLRGAVERWQEDDATQLMPLPDSLMCKVTLIPYTTVAASGLMLAIRPDSCEVESRGIWYTFEAVVAFAVGDVRLAGKGALLPQALWPLS is encoded by the coding sequence TTGCTCAACTTCGGCATGAACTGGTGGCTACTGTGGGCTACAGCCTTGCTGTTGCGGAAAAGAGCGCGCCTGTGGGTGCTGTGTGGCGGAGCCGCCTTTGGAGCAGCGTGCGCCTTTGTCGGGCTGGTCGTGCCGCTTACACTGACACGCGAGCTAATCCTCAAGGGAGTTGTGGCCGCGACTATGGTTGCCTTCTGCTTTCGCCCTAACACCTGGTGGGCTCTCATCACGCAGACCGCAATCTTTGTCGCTCTTTCTGCCTTTAGCGCGGGGCTAACCTATGCCGCGGCTTTGTCTTCTACCGGCGGCGACGGTTGGCCGCTTGTGCACTGGTACTTGGTGGCAGCTAGTCCTTTGCTGGCGACGCTTCCCCTGAAGCGCCTGTGGAGCTCTCTGGCTGCGTGCTTTAGAGCAACAGACGCAGCGGGACGATTTCGCTTCCGCTTAGGAGGAGCCATCGTCGAGCTAGAGGCCGCACTCGACACCGGGAATACGTTGCTTGAGCCGCTCACCTATCGGCCTGTCGTAGTAGTAGACACAGCACTGGCAGCGGAACAACTGCCACCCCCGCTGCGCGGGGCGGTCGAGCGGTGGCAGGAGGATGATGCAACACAGCTCATGCCGCTGCCGGACAGCCTTATGTGCAAAGTTACGTTAATTCCCTACACGACTGTAGCCGCAAGCGGACTGATGCTGGCTATACGACCGGATTCTTGCGAAGTTGAGTCTAGGGGCATATGGTATACCTTCGAGGCGGTTGTCGCCTTCGCGGTCGGCGATGTTCGGCTAGCCGGCAAGGGAGCATTACTGCCGCAGGCGCTGTGGCCGCTATCTTAG
- the ftsZ gene encoding cell division protein FtsZ, protein MGEWDLEFSPYAKIKVVGVGGGGNNGVNRMIEAGLKGAEFIAINTDAQALASSKATHKVQIGEKLTRGLGAGSNPDIGLKAAEESRDLIVKAIKGADMVFVTAGMGGGTGTGAAPIVAEVAREVGALTVGVVTKPFSIEGRKRLAQAERGIAALKEKVDAIITIPNDRLLQVVDKKAPLSESFRIADDVLRQGVQGISDVIMIPGLINVDFADVKTVMSSAGSALMGIGTGSGEGRAMAAAKQAMSSPLLETTIDGARGLLLSFTGGPSMGLHEINEAAETVSGAVDPDANIILGAVIDERLGEEVRVTVIATGFDGRKSRDRFFDGITISPYDDEQLDIPTFMRKKRLIDK, encoded by the coding sequence ATGGGTGAATGGGATCTTGAGTTTAGTCCATATGCAAAGATCAAGGTTGTTGGGGTCGGTGGGGGAGGCAACAACGGCGTCAACCGCATGATCGAAGCCGGACTTAAGGGAGCGGAGTTTATCGCCATCAATACTGATGCCCAAGCTCTAGCATCCTCAAAGGCCACTCATAAAGTGCAGATTGGAGAGAAGCTAACGCGGGGCTTAGGTGCAGGTTCAAACCCAGACATCGGCTTAAAGGCGGCGGAGGAAAGCCGTGACTTAATCGTTAAGGCGATAAAAGGCGCGGATATGGTCTTTGTCACTGCGGGGATGGGTGGCGGAACAGGCACCGGCGCGGCTCCGATTGTAGCTGAAGTCGCGCGCGAAGTTGGCGCCCTCACTGTCGGAGTCGTTACCAAACCGTTCTCAATTGAAGGGCGAAAACGGCTCGCGCAGGCGGAGCGGGGCATTGCGGCGCTCAAAGAAAAGGTAGACGCCATTATTACTATTCCTAACGACCGCTTGCTACAGGTCGTAGATAAGAAGGCCCCTTTGTCGGAGTCATTCCGCATCGCTGATGATGTTCTGCGGCAGGGTGTACAGGGTATTTCGGATGTTATTATGATTCCCGGCCTGATTAACGTCGATTTTGCGGATGTCAAGACCGTAATGTCTAGCGCAGGGTCTGCCTTAATGGGTATAGGAACTGGTTCGGGTGAAGGACGAGCTATGGCTGCCGCCAAGCAAGCCATGTCTAGCCCCTTGCTTGAGACTACGATTGATGGGGCGAGGGGGCTGCTCCTTAGCTTCACCGGGGGGCCGTCCATGGGCTTGCATGAAATTAACGAGGCCGCCGAGACTGTCTCCGGTGCTGTCGACCCTGATGCTAACATCATTCTTGGCGCGGTGATTGACGAGAGATTAGGCGAAGAAGTCCGCGTTACGGTAATTGCCACAGGATTCGACGGCCGGAAGTCTCGCGACCGCTTCTTCGATGGGATTACCATCTCGCCTTACGACGACGAACAGCTAGATATCCCTACCTTTATGCGTAAGAAACGGCTAATAGATAAGTAA
- the ftsA gene encoding cell division protein FtsA, protein MPRDVIASLDIGTATTRCVLTEVSTRGQLRVLGLCQRPSQGVRKGVIVDVDACARTVQETVSSAERMAGVRAGALYVALSPLHATLQPSRGVVTVQSEKYEVCEEDIARVVQAARVVSLPPNREIVDIIPRQYIVDGYGGLKDPLRMVGMRLELDALLVVGNLTALSTLRRTVERAGYSTASFILKPLALGELILSADERERGVQLVDIGAGVTEMAYFEEGALKSICVVPIGGGSVSNDLAVGLKISISTAEKLKTEVDWFSMPDDKAFDLQAFGHVESRRVQPRSVLEVIEPRLDELMKLIRQQGESMSGREAPPAGTVLTGGMLKTKALARLAERSQSGVVRMKLEAYDFVDDPGLHTALAVAAYVFSQERPAQATPSGRIKTSVWARVKGVLQDFWE, encoded by the coding sequence ATGCCGCGAGATGTAATAGCTAGCTTAGATATTGGCACTGCCACTACACGCTGTGTTCTGACTGAGGTCAGCACTCGGGGCCAGCTGCGTGTACTAGGATTGTGCCAGCGCCCCAGTCAGGGGGTGCGCAAAGGCGTTATTGTAGACGTTGACGCTTGCGCCCGCACCGTGCAAGAGACGGTATCATCCGCCGAGCGAATGGCAGGCGTAAGAGCAGGTGCACTTTATGTGGCGTTGTCACCCCTTCATGCGACTTTGCAGCCAAGTCGTGGCGTAGTTACTGTCCAGAGCGAAAAGTATGAAGTGTGTGAGGAAGATATCGCTAGGGTGGTGCAGGCGGCGCGAGTGGTTAGTCTCCCCCCTAATCGCGAAATAGTGGACATCATTCCTAGGCAGTACATAGTTGACGGTTACGGTGGACTGAAGGACCCCTTGCGCATGGTCGGAATGAGGCTAGAGCTAGACGCTTTGCTGGTGGTGGGTAACCTCACGGCGCTTTCGACTCTGCGCCGCACCGTAGAAAGAGCGGGCTATTCTACCGCCTCCTTTATTCTCAAGCCGCTGGCGTTAGGAGAGCTCATTCTCAGTGCGGATGAGCGAGAGCGAGGCGTACAGCTCGTAGATATAGGGGCAGGCGTAACAGAGATGGCGTATTTTGAGGAAGGTGCGCTCAAGTCTATCTGTGTGGTGCCAATTGGAGGCGGCAGTGTTTCAAACGACCTTGCCGTGGGGCTAAAGATTAGTATCTCTACTGCCGAGAAACTTAAGACTGAGGTAGACTGGTTTTCCATGCCCGACGACAAGGCCTTCGATTTGCAGGCGTTTGGGCATGTGGAGTCGCGTCGAGTTCAACCGCGGAGCGTTCTTGAGGTTATCGAGCCCCGTCTCGATGAACTGATGAAGTTAATCCGCCAACAAGGGGAGAGCATGAGCGGCCGGGAGGCACCACCGGCGGGGACAGTTCTTACTGGCGGCATGCTGAAGACTAAGGCTTTGGCGCGCCTGGCGGAGCGTTCGCAGAGCGGCGTCGTGCGCATGAAGTTAGAAGCCTACGATTTCGTGGATGACCCGGGGTTACATACGGCACTGGCAGTTGCGGCATATGTTTTTTCGCAGGAGAGGCCGGCACAAGCGACGCCGTCCGGGCGCATCAAGACGAGCGTATGGGCAAGAGTGAAGGGTGTCCTGCAGGATTTTTGGGAGTAG
- a CDS encoding small basic family protein yields MVLPLLGVFIGLAIGFFGQFSVPPHLAPYTAVALLAAFDSLLGGLRAALEKHFEDSIFVTGLLSNTLLAALLAFVGDRIGINLYLAALVAFGVRIFQNLALIRRLILQRVK; encoded by the coding sequence ATGGTACTACCGCTACTTGGCGTCTTCATAGGCCTAGCCATTGGCTTTTTCGGTCAGTTTTCGGTGCCGCCGCACTTAGCGCCGTACACAGCGGTGGCTCTGTTGGCCGCTTTTGACTCTCTGCTAGGGGGCTTGCGCGCCGCACTGGAAAAGCACTTTGAGGACAGTATCTTTGTGACTGGTCTGCTAAGCAATACACTCCTGGCTGCGCTGTTGGCCTTTGTGGGCGACCGCATAGGCATTAACCTATACTTGGCGGCCTTGGTGGCTTTTGGGGTAAGGATTTTCCAAAACCTTGCTCTCATCCGCAGGCTCATTCTGCAACGCGTGAAATAA
- a CDS encoding DUF881 domain-containing protein codes for MRGSSRFVLTAVCVAIGVLLAVQIRSTGNLTSAVPDLRTSEMRVMLMDAIRQNQTMQEDLEELRRKVRDYELSVTEGEGALGLLRTELDRARLLAGITPVRGPGLIITLSDSKRPPVHGDDPALFIIHDEDILKLVNVLRAAGAEALSVNGERLLASTEIHCAGPAISINNTRVAAPFEIKAIGNPAAMESSLRMRGGIVETLGYFGMEIAITQHTTLDVPGFTRPLRFEWAKPTEGR; via the coding sequence GTGAGAGGAAGTTCACGCTTTGTATTAACCGCAGTATGCGTCGCTATCGGGGTTCTATTGGCTGTGCAGATACGAAGCACTGGCAATCTTACCTCTGCCGTGCCGGATTTGCGCACGAGTGAAATGCGCGTCATGCTCATGGACGCAATTCGGCAAAATCAAACCATGCAGGAGGACTTAGAAGAGCTTAGACGCAAGGTGCGCGACTATGAACTAAGCGTGACAGAAGGCGAGGGTGCATTAGGCCTACTGCGCACGGAGCTTGACAGGGCGCGGCTATTAGCGGGTATTACGCCTGTGCGCGGTCCGGGACTAATCATCACGCTGAGTGACAGCAAGCGGCCACCTGTGCATGGCGATGACCCAGCTCTTTTTATTATTCACGATGAAGATATTCTTAAGCTAGTAAACGTGTTGAGGGCCGCAGGTGCGGAAGCGCTCTCTGTCAACGGGGAGCGCTTGTTGGCATCAACCGAAATTCACTGCGCAGGCCCGGCCATATCCATAAACAATACGCGTGTGGCAGCCCCGTTTGAGATAAAGGCTATCGGCAATCCTGCGGCCATGGAGAGCTCTTTGCGTATGCGGGGAGGCATAGTGGAGACGTTAGGATATTTTGGCATGGAAATTGCGATTACCCAGCACACCACGCTAGATGTGCCCGGCTTTACGCGCCCGCTGCGTTTTGAGTGGGCTAAGCCTACGGAGGGGAGGTAG
- a CDS encoding FtsQ-type POTRA domain-containing protein, which yields MESYRHLQKALFLLLLLLLFAWQTVNSAVIFSTESIEVLGAETVSARQIEELAGVWQGAPLLRLDLGEIERRLLADPRIVSARVTRVLPSTLRIRIEESLGLAVLPYHVGFVEIDRNGTVVSIVTNFSLVNLPIITGLELSQVALGDKLTGELFEGARAAMAAIPSDVRPRISELHVNPEGEMVLTVTDGLRVKIGNHKGAPARLALLSAVLYAYEVRGLSTTTVAYIDMTGEIPVYKGR from the coding sequence GTGGAGAGTTATAGACATCTGCAGAAGGCGCTGTTCTTACTCTTACTCCTGCTCCTTTTTGCTTGGCAAACAGTAAACTCAGCCGTGATTTTCAGCACAGAATCGATAGAAGTGCTAGGAGCGGAAACCGTATCCGCAAGACAAATCGAGGAGTTGGCAGGCGTGTGGCAAGGCGCGCCGCTCCTTAGGCTAGACCTCGGCGAAATCGAGAGGAGACTGCTCGCCGACCCACGCATTGTGAGTGCACGGGTAACCCGCGTTCTCCCAAGTACGCTGCGCATACGTATCGAAGAAAGCCTCGGGCTCGCGGTGTTGCCATATCACGTTGGTTTTGTAGAAATTGACCGCAACGGAACCGTTGTATCCATCGTCACGAACTTCAGCCTAGTAAATCTACCCATTATTACTGGTTTGGAGCTGTCTCAAGTCGCTCTGGGGGACAAGCTGACGGGTGAGCTGTTCGAGGGCGCAAGAGCAGCGATGGCTGCCATCCCAAGCGACGTGCGTCCGCGCATCTCCGAGCTGCACGTGAACCCGGAAGGTGAGATGGTCCTCACGGTGACCGATGGGTTGAGAGTAAAAATTGGCAACCACAAAGGTGCGCCTGCAAGGCTTGCTTTGCTTTCCGCGGTGCTCTATGCTTATGAAGTGAGGGGATTGTCCACGACTACCGTCGCCTACATCGACATGACCGGAGAAATACCGGTGTATAAAGGAAGGTAA